From one Amaranthus tricolor cultivar Red isolate AtriRed21 chromosome 17, ASM2621246v1, whole genome shotgun sequence genomic stretch:
- the LOC130804583 gene encoding GATA transcription factor 12-like isoform X1, translating to MDAKFGNLQLQCQQQFDHETKPTFDPFTVEDLLNLPHDDDIIINQDVEPHFDHFDDHHNQTAVIQSNSNSDSSTVNHIDNSNSFDSLFPLPGGSHLLDELIHAPLPCIPLIENYGQGLGREERQQLIPIEESAVKKSLDSRKYAELAQLQWISDFVGEDSCSSENLNKLLDTTMSAMKARPDECSETQYYPLEPARDESVSTSPIFDTEKSAPTKKAARSKRSRTPSDNWASRPLALAHGDSEPIQVTTSTKPVGLKKKGSGMGRHRSTIDSTQGGEARKCLHCATDKTPQWRSGPMGPKTLCNACGVRYKSGRLVPEYRPAASPTFVIAQHSNSHRKVLELQRQKNAMRLQQMQQQQQFQHDHYNHHIPNNSMMFHPSNNDDYLIHQHFGSDFRNLI from the exons ATGGATGCTAAATTTGGAAATTTACAATTACAATGTCAACAACAATTTGATCATGAAACAAAACCTACTTTTGATCCTTTCACTGTTGAAGACCTTCTCAACTTACCACATGATGATGATATTATCATCAATCAAGATGTTGAGCCTCACTTTGATCATTTTGATGATCATCATAATCAGACAGCTGTAATTCaatctaactctaattctgatTCATCCACTGTTAATCATATTGATAACTCTAATTCATTTGACTCTCTTTTTCCTCTTCCCGGTGGGTCCCACTTATTAGATGAACTTATTCATGCACCACTTCCG tgtatcccgctcatagaaaattatggtcagggtctggggagggaagaacgacagcagctcatacccatagaggagagtgcggtcaaaaagTCCCTCGACTCGAGAAAG TATGCTGAATTAGCTCAACTACAATGGATTTCAGATTTTGTGGGAGAAGATTCCTGCTCAAGTGAAAATTTGAACAAACTTCTTGATACTACGATGTCGGCAATGAAGGCCCGACCCGATGAGTGTTCTGAGACCCAGTACTACCCACTTGAACCTGCTCGAGATGAGTCGGTTTCAACTAGTCCGATCTTTGACACGGAAAAATCTGCGCCTACAAAGAAGGCAGCCCGAAGCAAGCGCTCTCGGACTCCCTCGGACAATTGGGCGTCACGCCCGCTTGCCCTTGCTCACGGTGATAGTGAGCCTATTCAGGTTACAACGTCGACAAAGCCTGTCGGCTTAAAAAAAAAGGGCTCGGGTATGGGTAGGCATAGGTCGACAATTGACTCGACCCAAGGGGGCGAGGCGAGAAAGTGCCTGCATTGTGCAACGGACAAGACACCACAATGGCGGTCCGGGCCCATGGGCCCAAAGACGCTTTGTAATGCTTGTGGAGTTCGATACAAGTCGGGTCGATTAGTCCCCGAGTATCGACCTGCTGCAAGCCCGACTTTTGTAATAGCACAGCATTCGAACTCGCATCGAAAAGTTTTGGAGCTCCAAAGACAAAAAAATGCCATGAGATTGCAACAaatgcaacaacaacaacaatttcaACATGATCATTACAATCATCATATTCCAAATAATAGTATGATGTTCCACCCATCTAACAATGATGATTATTTGATCCATCAACATTTTGGTTCAGATTTTAGGAACCTTATTTAG
- the LOC130804583 gene encoding GATA transcription factor 12-like isoform X4 — translation MDAKFGNLQLQCQQQFDHETKPTFDPFTVEDLLNLPHDDDIIINQDVEPHFDHFDDHHNQTAYAELAQLQWISDFVGEDSCSSENLNKLLDTTMSAMKARPDECSETQYYPLEPARDESVSTSPIFDTEKSAPTKKAARSKRSRTPSDNWASRPLALAHGDSEPIQVTTSTKPVGLKKKGSGMGRHRSTIDSTQGGEARKCLHCATDKTPQWRSGPMGPKTLCNACGVRYKSGRLVPEYRPAASPTFVIAQHSNSHRKVLELQRQKNAMRLQQMQQQQQFQHDHYNHHIPNNSMMFHPSNNDDYLIHQHFGSDFRNLI, via the exons ATGGATGCTAAATTTGGAAATTTACAATTACAATGTCAACAACAATTTGATCATGAAACAAAACCTACTTTTGATCCTTTCACTGTTGAAGACCTTCTCAACTTACCACATGATGATGATATTATCATCAATCAAGATGTTGAGCCTCACTTTGATCATTTTGATGATCATCATAATCAGACAGCT TATGCTGAATTAGCTCAACTACAATGGATTTCAGATTTTGTGGGAGAAGATTCCTGCTCAAGTGAAAATTTGAACAAACTTCTTGATACTACGATGTCGGCAATGAAGGCCCGACCCGATGAGTGTTCTGAGACCCAGTACTACCCACTTGAACCTGCTCGAGATGAGTCGGTTTCAACTAGTCCGATCTTTGACACGGAAAAATCTGCGCCTACAAAGAAGGCAGCCCGAAGCAAGCGCTCTCGGACTCCCTCGGACAATTGGGCGTCACGCCCGCTTGCCCTTGCTCACGGTGATAGTGAGCCTATTCAGGTTACAACGTCGACAAAGCCTGTCGGCTTAAAAAAAAAGGGCTCGGGTATGGGTAGGCATAGGTCGACAATTGACTCGACCCAAGGGGGCGAGGCGAGAAAGTGCCTGCATTGTGCAACGGACAAGACACCACAATGGCGGTCCGGGCCCATGGGCCCAAAGACGCTTTGTAATGCTTGTGGAGTTCGATACAAGTCGGGTCGATTAGTCCCCGAGTATCGACCTGCTGCAAGCCCGACTTTTGTAATAGCACAGCATTCGAACTCGCATCGAAAAGTTTTGGAGCTCCAAAGACAAAAAAATGCCATGAGATTGCAACAaatgcaacaacaacaacaatttcaACATGATCATTACAATCATCATATTCCAAATAATAGTATGATGTTCCACCCATCTAACAATGATGATTATTTGATCCATCAACATTTTGGTTCAGATTTTAGGAACCTTATTTAG
- the LOC130804583 gene encoding GATA transcription factor 12-like isoform X2: MDAKFGNLQLQCQQQFDHETKPTFDPFTVEDLLNLPHDDDIIINQDVEPHFDHFDDHHNQTAVIQSNSNSDSSTVNHIDNSNSFDSLFPLPGGSHLLDELIHAPLPGLGREERQQLIPIEESAVKKSLDSRKYAELAQLQWISDFVGEDSCSSENLNKLLDTTMSAMKARPDECSETQYYPLEPARDESVSTSPIFDTEKSAPTKKAARSKRSRTPSDNWASRPLALAHGDSEPIQVTTSTKPVGLKKKGSGMGRHRSTIDSTQGGEARKCLHCATDKTPQWRSGPMGPKTLCNACGVRYKSGRLVPEYRPAASPTFVIAQHSNSHRKVLELQRQKNAMRLQQMQQQQQFQHDHYNHHIPNNSMMFHPSNNDDYLIHQHFGSDFRNLI, translated from the exons ATGGATGCTAAATTTGGAAATTTACAATTACAATGTCAACAACAATTTGATCATGAAACAAAACCTACTTTTGATCCTTTCACTGTTGAAGACCTTCTCAACTTACCACATGATGATGATATTATCATCAATCAAGATGTTGAGCCTCACTTTGATCATTTTGATGATCATCATAATCAGACAGCTGTAATTCaatctaactctaattctgatTCATCCACTGTTAATCATATTGATAACTCTAATTCATTTGACTCTCTTTTTCCTCTTCCCGGTGGGTCCCACTTATTAGATGAACTTATTCATGCACCACTTCCG ggtctggggagggaagaacgacagcagctcatacccatagaggagagtgcggtcaaaaagTCCCTCGACTCGAGAAAG TATGCTGAATTAGCTCAACTACAATGGATTTCAGATTTTGTGGGAGAAGATTCCTGCTCAAGTGAAAATTTGAACAAACTTCTTGATACTACGATGTCGGCAATGAAGGCCCGACCCGATGAGTGTTCTGAGACCCAGTACTACCCACTTGAACCTGCTCGAGATGAGTCGGTTTCAACTAGTCCGATCTTTGACACGGAAAAATCTGCGCCTACAAAGAAGGCAGCCCGAAGCAAGCGCTCTCGGACTCCCTCGGACAATTGGGCGTCACGCCCGCTTGCCCTTGCTCACGGTGATAGTGAGCCTATTCAGGTTACAACGTCGACAAAGCCTGTCGGCTTAAAAAAAAAGGGCTCGGGTATGGGTAGGCATAGGTCGACAATTGACTCGACCCAAGGGGGCGAGGCGAGAAAGTGCCTGCATTGTGCAACGGACAAGACACCACAATGGCGGTCCGGGCCCATGGGCCCAAAGACGCTTTGTAATGCTTGTGGAGTTCGATACAAGTCGGGTCGATTAGTCCCCGAGTATCGACCTGCTGCAAGCCCGACTTTTGTAATAGCACAGCATTCGAACTCGCATCGAAAAGTTTTGGAGCTCCAAAGACAAAAAAATGCCATGAGATTGCAACAaatgcaacaacaacaacaatttcaACATGATCATTACAATCATCATATTCCAAATAATAGTATGATGTTCCACCCATCTAACAATGATGATTATTTGATCCATCAACATTTTGGTTCAGATTTTAGGAACCTTATTTAG
- the LOC130804582 gene encoding uncharacterized protein LOC130804582 — protein MAPKTKEKPKASPIQPNLSIEDLFTSLNKFIERSEYEHAIKVAEQVLSAAPGDEDALRCKIVALIRADNIDEALNVIQSSQRLPVDLSFFKAYCLYRLNKLDEALESLKSQERNTATMLLESQILYRLGRMDGCLEIYRKLQNSNVDSFEINFVAGLVGAGQSSEVQRVLEALKVKPTSSFELAYNTACSLIETHKYADAEQLLLSARRVGQESLMEDNWADDDIENELAPIAVQLAYVQQLLGNTQEAVHGYLDMIKRNLADESSLAIATNNLISLRGPKEVSDSLKKLDRLIEKGDRGQFWLAGALESKLSLKQKEAVYVNRALLLLHANKIDQARELVTALAEMFPHSHSPVLLQAAVLVRENKASRAEELLGQFAGTSPDKSKLFLLARAQVAAATGHFQVAAESLSKIPDIQHMPATVATIVALKERVGDIDGAELIFDNAVKWWSNAMTEDNKLIVIMQEAAAFKLKYGRQKEALQLFEELVKKNNNIDALVGLVTTAAHVNVEKAEAYEKKLKSLPGLKGINVDDLEATSGAKPADGGSRIVNIEGHDENKNKDKTKKKRKRKPRYPKGFDPANPGPPPDPERWLPKRERSTYRPRRKDKRAANVRGSQGAVLREKQDAGIDSSRTSGADNGGGKANNSKSSQASSSKAASTGGSKSSKKKSRR, from the exons ATGGCTCCAAAAACCAAAGAGAAACCTAAGGCTTCTCCAATACAGCCAAATCTTTCCATTGAGGACCTCTTTACATCCCTTAATAAGTTCATCGAACGTTCCGAGTATGAACATGCAATTAAGGTTGCAGAACAAG TGTTGTCAGCTGCTCCTGGAGATGAGGATGCTCTTCGTTGCAAGATTGTAGCTCTAATCAGGGCTGATAATATTGATGAAGCGCTTAACGTTATTCAATCTTCACAAAGGCTTCCAGTTGACCTTAGTTTCTTCAAG GCATACTGTTTGTACAGGCTAAACAAACTTGATGAAGCTTTGGAATCCTTGAAAAGCCAGGAGAGGAACACTGCAACAATGTTGCTAGAATCCCAGATATTGTACCGATTGGGAAGGATGGATGGCTGCCTTGAAATTTACCGTAAACTTCAGAACTCAAATGTTGACTCTTTTGAGATCAACTTTGTTGCTGGTCTGGTGGGAGCGGGGCAATCATCTGAGGTGCAGAGAGTGTTGGAAGCTCTTAAAGTAAAACCAACTAGTAGCTTTGAGTTGGCATATAATACTGCTTGCTCTTTGATCGAGACTCATAAATATGCAGATGCTGAACAACTTTTGCTATCAGCCAGAAG GGTCGGTCAAGAATCATTGATGGAGGATAACTGGGCAGATGATGATATAGAAAATGAATTGGCTCCTATAGCTGTTCAACTGGCATATGTTCAACAG CTCCTTGGAAATACTCAAGAAGCTGTGCATGGATATTTAGACATGATAAAACGTAATTTGGCTGATGAATCATCCCTTGCTATCGCaaccaacaacttaatttctCTCCGGGGTCCAAAAGAAGTTTCTGACAGCCTAAAAAAGCTTGATCGACTTATAGAAAAAGGTGATAGAGGTCAGTTCTGGTTGGCTGGTGCACTGGAGTCAAAGCTTTCTCTCAAGCAAAAAGAAGCAGTTTATGTCAATCGAGCTCTTTTGCTTCTGCATGCTAACAAGATCGACCAG GCTCGGGAACTTGTTACTGCTTTAGCGGAAATGTTTCCGCACAGTCACAGCCCCGTGCTACTTCAAGCTGCTGTACTTGTCAGGGAGAACAAAGCTAGCAGAGCAGAAGAATTGCTTGGGCAGTTTGCTGGAACATCTCCCGACAAGTCTAAGTTGTTTCTCCTTGCCAGAGCCCAAGTGGCTGCTGCTACCGGTCACTTTCAAGTGGCTGCGGAGTCCCTATCGAAAATACCCGATATCCAACACATGCCTGCTACAGTAGCCACCATTGTCGCCTTGAAAGAACGTGTAGGAGACATTGATGGTGCTGAACTTATATTCGACAACGCAGTCAAGTGGTGGTCTAACGCAATGACAGAAGACAACAAACTTATTGTTATCATGCAAGAAGCCGCTGCCTTCAAGCTCAAGTATGGTAGACAAAAGGAGGCTTTGCAGTTGTTCGAGGAACTCGTTAAGAAAAACAACAATATTGATGCGCTGGTGGGATTAGTAACTACTGCTGCTCATGTCAATGTCGAAAAGGCTGAAGCTTACGAAAAGAAGCTTAAATCACTTCCTGGTTTGAAGGGAATCAACGTGGACGATCTCGAGGCAACCTCTGGTGCAAAACCCGCTGATGGGGGATCTCGCATAGTGAATATTGAAGGGCATGACGAGAATAAAAACAAGGATAAAActaagaagaaaagaaagagaaaaccGAGATATCCTAAAGGGTTCGACCCAGCTAATCCTGGCCCTCCACCGGACCCAGAACGTTGGTTGCCAAAAAGAGAAAGGTCTACCTACAGACCTCGGAGAAAGGATAAGAGAGCTGCTAATGTGAGAGGTTCTCAAGGTGCTGTCCTTCGAGAAAAACAGGATGCTGGAATCGATAGTTCTCGAACTTCTGGGGCAGATAATGGTGGTGGTAAGGCCAACAATTCAAAATCGAGCCAAGCCAGCAGCTCGAAAGCAGCCTCAACAGGTGGATCTAAATCTTCGAAGAAGAAGTCTAGGAGATAA
- the LOC130804583 gene encoding GATA transcription factor 12-like isoform X3, translating to MDAKFGNLQLQCQQQFDHETKPTFDPFTVEDLLNLPHDDDIIINQDVEPHFDHFDDHHNQTAVIQSNSNSDSSTVNHIDNSNSFDSLFPLPGGSHLLDELIHAPLPYAELAQLQWISDFVGEDSCSSENLNKLLDTTMSAMKARPDECSETQYYPLEPARDESVSTSPIFDTEKSAPTKKAARSKRSRTPSDNWASRPLALAHGDSEPIQVTTSTKPVGLKKKGSGMGRHRSTIDSTQGGEARKCLHCATDKTPQWRSGPMGPKTLCNACGVRYKSGRLVPEYRPAASPTFVIAQHSNSHRKVLELQRQKNAMRLQQMQQQQQFQHDHYNHHIPNNSMMFHPSNNDDYLIHQHFGSDFRNLI from the exons ATGGATGCTAAATTTGGAAATTTACAATTACAATGTCAACAACAATTTGATCATGAAACAAAACCTACTTTTGATCCTTTCACTGTTGAAGACCTTCTCAACTTACCACATGATGATGATATTATCATCAATCAAGATGTTGAGCCTCACTTTGATCATTTTGATGATCATCATAATCAGACAGCTGTAATTCaatctaactctaattctgatTCATCCACTGTTAATCATATTGATAACTCTAATTCATTTGACTCTCTTTTTCCTCTTCCCGGTGGGTCCCACTTATTAGATGAACTTATTCATGCACCACTTCCG TATGCTGAATTAGCTCAACTACAATGGATTTCAGATTTTGTGGGAGAAGATTCCTGCTCAAGTGAAAATTTGAACAAACTTCTTGATACTACGATGTCGGCAATGAAGGCCCGACCCGATGAGTGTTCTGAGACCCAGTACTACCCACTTGAACCTGCTCGAGATGAGTCGGTTTCAACTAGTCCGATCTTTGACACGGAAAAATCTGCGCCTACAAAGAAGGCAGCCCGAAGCAAGCGCTCTCGGACTCCCTCGGACAATTGGGCGTCACGCCCGCTTGCCCTTGCTCACGGTGATAGTGAGCCTATTCAGGTTACAACGTCGACAAAGCCTGTCGGCTTAAAAAAAAAGGGCTCGGGTATGGGTAGGCATAGGTCGACAATTGACTCGACCCAAGGGGGCGAGGCGAGAAAGTGCCTGCATTGTGCAACGGACAAGACACCACAATGGCGGTCCGGGCCCATGGGCCCAAAGACGCTTTGTAATGCTTGTGGAGTTCGATACAAGTCGGGTCGATTAGTCCCCGAGTATCGACCTGCTGCAAGCCCGACTTTTGTAATAGCACAGCATTCGAACTCGCATCGAAAAGTTTTGGAGCTCCAAAGACAAAAAAATGCCATGAGATTGCAACAaatgcaacaacaacaacaatttcaACATGATCATTACAATCATCATATTCCAAATAATAGTATGATGTTCCACCCATCTAACAATGATGATTATTTGATCCATCAACATTTTGGTTCAGATTTTAGGAACCTTATTTAG